The Tachysurus vachellii isolate PV-2020 chromosome 19, HZAU_Pvac_v1, whole genome shotgun sequence genome segment catgaatcaaatgccttaaaaaacattttttttaaattaaaaacagtaaattcacagtatattaaaaaatttaaatacctTTTATTGAACCACCCTTTTAAAATCACGTGTTCAGGCAATGCCATGAATGATGTTGCCAACTGAAATGTCTTGTTGCTCATCATCCACCAATTTGTGCATTcgttcacactgcagctctTTACAAGGGCTCTCACTAAAGGAGGCTTTAGAGAAGACAACGCAGTCCCCGCTCACTTGGAGTCCATGTGCCAGGCAAAGCTGCCCAGCCAGTGAACACTCCAGATCGAGAATGTCTGCTAACTTCTGGACGGGAAAGCGACAGTTTCGGCTGTTGTATCCATGGCTGTAGAGCCGAAGCAAATCTCTCCTGCAGGACAATAGGTGTCTATGAAGGGCACAGGCTTGTATGAAGTCCAGTTTTTGGGCTAGACGTAGGAGACGTACAGGGTTGCGCTCCGTATAAGCCCAATTAATCGCCAGAGCCAACTGAACCTGAGGAGAGAGACGAATTTTGTCTGGCAGCTCAAGGGAACGCTGCAGTGTCCTTGTGGAACCTAAAAAAATCCCACACATAATATGAATCCAACAAAACCTTTGCAGATAATTACCAGTAAAGTAAACGCCAATCAGATTTTCATGGAGTGAAGCTGCATAACAACACACTAAGCTACTTGGAAGCCACACAATATTTAGATTCTTACTCCAGTATAAGCCTTTggaattaatttgtaattaattgCTCATCTGCATGTATGTAAAGCAAATCAGCCTTTtaaacaacattcattcattttattaaccaatctaTCCTAGTAAGGGTCACCGTAGATCTGGAGTTTATCCTGGTAAGACTTTTGTGCGTCTGAAATTGCATACAATTAGAGTACATTCTAACCAATATATGCATATTTTCCACAATTCCACTAAACAGAGCCTACGTACTGCCATCCACCATTTTTTATTCTGACAGCTCTTCCACATTAGTCCTTATGGGATAGTGAAGTGTCCATTAGTTCCACACTGCTGAATCTCAAATGAAGCAGTAAGTCATTAAGAAATATTTTGTCTAATGTTTTACAAATATAATTTGGATATACTTGTTTTGCATTTTGCTTTCAACTACTGTATAAAAGAGCCTTTTAGCACATgatcattttgtctttttaattgtCTCACATATCGACTGAAGTTACTAAGCTGACACTTGTCAAGATTGTGCAGCAcaagaaaacatttattcacCCACCCAGGTTGTAGAGCAGGCTGAGGGCCTGGAATTCTGCCTGATGCTCAAACTGTCCCTCGCTGTAGCATTCCAACAGCCAGCTCAGACACTCCTGCAGGTGTGTGTCATTAATATGTGGGTCGAAGAGCTGCAGAGGTGCACCGCATAGTCGGTATGATGCGTAGAGATGGAAGCGCACTGTTCTCTCAAGCACCGCAACACACTCCCTGCCAGACACACGCTGGATGACCATGTCCTGCCGTACACTGCGCAAACGGTCGAACACAAAGCTGTAGACCTGTACAACATCCAGTGAAAAGACatgcatgaaataaaattattataatgaaaaattataaataaaaaactataatTTAACTTGACACCGGGGCACATCTCTGACACCTGgtgaattatttaaacaatttacttaaacaaaatataattcaGAGTTAAAATATTACGCAGAAAATTCAAATAATAAGAGGCCAGTTTCTGCATTATCATTCCACATTCATCAGAAAGATGTTAACTGGTAAAGTTAAAGAGATAATGTGCTTAAACTGGAGTATAGGGAACCCCAACAGACAGTGGATGTGCAATTTTCCTTATTTTGTCACAGTGCTCGAAACCACAATTATCAGTCTGCAAAAAATGACACCTGGAATCTGAAGCCTCCAGTAGAGAGTAGAATAAAAAAGGACCATCCTGgtcaaaatgtttacaaataggGGTTAATTCCTGTACAAGATTGTGACATAGTGAAAGTTTAAGATGCTCTGAGTTCACTCTGACTACACTTACTTTAGAGGTGCTTTCTCCAATTTGCCTGGCTGCAGATTTGCTACTAACTACTATTCTGACAATGTAATAAGTCTGCACATAGTTGCTAACCTCAGTCCAGGGCTGAAGTGTAGGCGAGGCCGCTATCTCATCCACCAAGTAACACACTGTTTTGAACAGAACGTCTGGAGGTCGCAGGTCACAGGCTCTGGTGCTGTCTTTACCAGCTGCAGGACGCGAGTACTCTTTAACAGTGCGGGAGAGATCAGCACGGGGCTTGCGCTCTTTCTCTGTCCCACGTTCCATCTCAAAGCAATGCAactgcctctctgtctcccgCCGCCGAACCTCTGAGACAGGACACATAGTGGTACAGGTACCACAGGGAACTGAGTCTTCTGGCTTTGCTTCAGCCCCATGTCTCTCCTGACCGTTCCTATGCTGAAAGCGTGACTTCCTGTGCATGGAtcaaatttctgtttttgtttcaacTGTGTCAAGTGTGCACACTGCAGAAAAGCAAAAGTAGAATacaacatatatttaaatattcatgtagAAAACTGGAATCCTGTTTATATGCAGGCAATAGAAAATTAGACAAAGACACTTTGCATAAACATATCAATATTCACAGGCTTAGACAACAAATTGTTcaatcattcatccatcttcagtTAGTACTTTGTCCTGGTCAGAGCCACAATGATGATGAATACAAGAATACAAGGGACACTCATTTATTgcacacaccatgcacacattTTGGGGAGTGGAAAGAAACTACTGTGGAAAGAAACTAAGGATTTAAGCCAAAATGCCTGAATCCTTTCGTATCACTAAAGCAGAAAAAGTGACCCACAACTTTTACCTGCATTCTCAGGCCATTATATAAGATGTACTACTTTAAGTGTACTGACTGTATTGTATGTTTTTCAGTGAAAAAGGCCCACCAAAAGACCCCGACAGCAGATATTGGCAGTTGAGGGTTTATTTTCGGCACAGCTGTGACAAAGAAATAGTACTGATATATTAACACACCTGCTCTTATAAACCGCTCCTATTACATAAAGCTCTATAAGTATTGCCAACtagctcactctctctctttctttctctctctttctctctcacacacacacacaaactttctctctcacactctctctctcacactcacacacacacacacacacactttctctcgctctttctttctctctctctctcacacacacacacacacacacactttctctctctcgctctttctttctctctctctctctctctctctctctctctcacacacacacacacacacacacacacacacacacacacacacacacacactttctctcacacacacttactctctcacactctctctctctctcactcacacacacacacacacacacacacacacacacacacacactttctctctctctctctctctctctctctctctcacacacacacacactttctctctctctctctctctctctctctcacacacacacacacacacacacacacacacacacacacacacacacacacacacacacacacactctactgtttTTATGATTGTGTGCTAAATCAAAAAAGGTTTGTTCTTAAGTTGAAATAACTTTAGCACATAAAACACATATCctcttaatgaaataaataaacaaataaaaaacaattaacataCGCACCTAAAGTAACCCACGCCGCGCTCCAGTTTAATGACGGATACAAAACGTCACTTCCTCTGGCGTGTTGACGTAAAAGGCCATATCCGGGTGACCCCTGAATATTTACTgtgcagtgttgtgttaaaGCGGTTGGcgaaataagtaaatattagTAAGCATGCACTAATAATGGTACACGGTCACTTagttgtttattaatgtttttgttaaatggaGTTCAAGAGTGAAAATCGCTGCATTGTGTGTTTGGTGATATTTTCACCCGGatgtaaataaacatcataTTGTTTAtaaccatagatatatacactagatgtcgccttggttACGGCAGTACAAttgaacgaatgcgtcaatagagccgccatcttggtacaggggaccccctcctcttaatgcatcagcgtcaatgtaggcaaagcaataaaatcacaataaatcgtcatgaatgcgattttctagttttttttttggttcgtcaCAACGGTCAGACATGTAGTTATCTATAGATATATGTTTTCTAACAAGCTCCTcagtaaataacattatacacgTAGAATTAAATTCCAGCAAATGTTTTGAGGAtccttttttattgtatattaaatatatgaatattacaTCTTTACATGGATATTACATAGGTTCAGTCTCCTTTAAAATGTACTAAAATGTCTCATGtagtgaataaaaacacattatggtttaatgaattcatttccCAAAAACTTCTGAgtacaatttaaacaaataaagaatgatCTGTACCTGTTGTTTACACTCATGTTACTTGTCATAACTCTGGAATATTTCCCCAAATATtcagaatttgtttttaatttcactttatcttatgtattatattaaatgaCGCAGTTCTCCAATTTTTCTAACCACACTGCTCCTGAAgtcaaattacatttttaaaaatgacttttattatgatgattattattatacatacagtgtacttttttttatactaattctctacacatattgtgccttacatacatctgcactattttatttatgtgtatctatATACACCTTACCGTACATTCTGccaaatatttcacattcatatatatatatatatatatatatatatatatatatatatatatatatttattttgtggacTTGCTTATTCAGCTTGCACTTCTTTTTAATGCCATAGCCTTATAACCTTCTACTTgttcctttacaacagtgtctGCACATTTATTTCAATGCCACAGCCGTAGAAtcatttacttgtacttttcaacaatatccacacatctctgcactgctatagcatttatatttatttactgtacatatgtttacatatatacctatatatatatattacatgctgtacatatgtttacatatctATCTGTaaaacatgctgtacatatgtttatatatttatctgcacttgtttatttgtatatgtttttactttgagagaaaaaaaaatttgagatGGTCTTAGGTCTCTCTAACGGGTAATTGTTAATATGTAATGGTTTATACAATCAATAGGTGTACctaatattttttaacatggtatatttatattcctaaacaaataataaatattgcttAATTACATGCACCACTCATCTCACAAATTTAATACTGTACAAGTGAGTGGAAAGAGATATTAGACTTTTTCACCTAATCTAGAACAAGCTATAGCCATTAAGAATCATTAGTCTTAAGGAATTCCATGCTGAATCATATGACTGCCTAAAATCAAGAGTAAACATTTACTGATGAGACTGCTGTAAGCAAAAGATGTCAATAAATAATCCAGACCACACAAAATAGTACTGATTCAAATGCTTTAATAATTACTCtacacatttacaaaaaaaaaaaagaaatatcaacTTTAATCTGAAAAGAGACTTTGTACTGTACTAAATCCAATCTTATCTTCCTCCAAACTCTGCTGGACCAGCACCTTTTCCTGACTCACTAGTGAGGACAGTTCTAACAGATCAGAAGATGTACTGCAAAATAAAGTAGGGGTTTGGATGAATTACAACACGCAAAAGATCCAATGAACAAGCATagttaaatgttatgttataggAAATTGAGATTATTTATAGTGACATTGATATACCTGAGCAGATGCTGGTTAATCTCATGTGCTGcactttttatctctttaagACATGCTGCAGTGTTTTCTCCTTCAGTGGAAACGTCTTTCATGTACTTCTCCAAGATACTCTGACTCTGATTTAGACAGACAAGCGCTTTATCTAGAACATAAGAAAGGGTCCAGGGTAAGTTTAGGTGGTTGGACTTTGCAAATTGTGACCTGCTATTAATACATAGAACACTtctgaaacagaaaatacatttttacatacatttttaaaatacattcttCATTATCATAGACATAAATATGGATATTCTGTGCTGAATAAGCATAGTCAAGGACTTTCCAATAAAAATTTCCAATGAAAACAGGTTTACTTTCCTTTGAAAAATCTTTTCACTTACCCAGAAACTCCTCTCTATTTTCTTCAACATGTAAGTTCTTTATAGGTAGCTCGTGCCGCGTTGTGTCTATAGCCGACGCAAATGTCTTGTACTCCTCTGTGAACTGCTGAGCGGTTTCAGCAACAGGTGTTAGTGCAACAATCTGAGAAAACACGCCATAAAGCATCAcctaaatatgaaaatacagacacattattgtttttattaatctttataaatgTAACCTGCATGTCGAGTAAATCAttgagctgctgctgctttttgAGAAGAAGACACTGCTGCTTCTTGTTCATGATTTTTGAGCGCAGCTTTTCCTCTTCTTCCATCAGAGTGATGAGGTTTCTTTCTGCTTCTTccttaagtt includes the following:
- the sac3d1 gene encoding SAC3 domain-containing protein 1, translated to MHRKSRFQHRNGQERHGAEAKPEDSVPCGTCTTMCPVSEVRRRETERQLHCFEMERGTEKERKPRADLSRTVKEYSRPAAGKDSTRACDLRPPDVLFKTVCYLVDEIAASPTLQPWTEVYSFVFDRLRSVRQDMVIQRVSGRECVAVLERTVRFHLYASYRLCGAPLQLFDPHINDTHLQECLSWLLECYSEGQFEHQAEFQALSLLYNLGSTRTLQRSLELPDKIRLSPQVQLALAINWAYTERNPVRLLRLAQKLDFIQACALHRHLLSCRRDLLRLYSHGYNSRNCRFPVQKLADILDLECSLAGQLCLAHGLQVSGDCVVFSKASFSESPCKELQCERMHKLVDDEQQDISVGNIIHGIA
- the haus8 gene encoding HAUS augmin-like complex subunit 8 isoform X2, which translates into the protein MATKKTPAVRKALKTSSQDSSNSTSVNDDSCGNNSGAKRKTKPSGTIVKSRYMQTEKKSAVKKTTPNESVLVPPRPASPKVGSGHKHRFGTPPRRTLHAPPDQNSVLIPGLLESSSLGGNILQSTVLDGHCMRPDFDLSVIKENTAPASQPSAVDPSAKKRNLELETFLLAFLTAKIENNTHKLKEEAERNLITLMEEEEKLRSKIMNKKQQCLLLKKQQQLNDLLDMQIVALTPVAETAQQFTEEYKTFASAIDTTRHELPIKNLHVEENREEFLDKALVCLNQSQSILEKYMKDVSTEGENTAACLKEIKSAAHEINQHLLSTSSDLLELSSLVSQEKVLVQQSLEEDKIGFSTVQSLFSD